From Gimesia panareensis, the proteins below share one genomic window:
- a CDS encoding leucine-rich repeat domain-containing protein, with translation MTWSRQTVSTRFIWGLSLALTIVLITGCGKKRDANSQAATEYVLELGGKVLSAESDLPIDTTAKIPEGGFAVREIDLTDAKIKNNDLHKLSDLPYLETLNLHGTMLTDKGLQKIEDLPRLQSLELSYTRVTDAEVSKLTRFPKLRKIFLYGTVIKPQTIEDLKSNLKGVTIYK, from the coding sequence ATGACATGGTCCCGTCAAACGGTCTCAACAAGGTTCATCTGGGGGCTTTCCCTGGCCCTGACTATTGTACTGATCACCGGTTGTGGCAAAAAGCGTGATGCTAACAGTCAAGCAGCCACTGAATATGTCCTGGAACTGGGCGGAAAAGTACTCTCGGCCGAGAGCGATCTCCCCATCGATACGACCGCCAAAATTCCCGAAGGAGGTTTCGCCGTTCGGGAAATCGATCTGACCGATGCCAAAATCAAAAACAATGATCTGCATAAACTGTCAGACCTGCCTTACCTGGAAACATTAAACCTGCATGGCACCATGCTGACGGATAAAGGCCTCCAGAAGATCGAGGACCTGCCCCGACTTCAATCGCTGGAGCTGTCCTATACCCGCGTTACTGATGCGGAAGTCAGCAAGCTTACCCGTTTTCCTAAACTGCGGAAAATCTTTCTGTATGGGACCGTGATCAAGCCACAGACGATTGAAGATCTCAAATCCAATCTCAAAGGCGTGACCATTTATAAGTAA
- a CDS encoding TIGR01777 family oxidoreductase, with amino-acid sequence MKVLISGSSGLVGSALCQRLESEADFEIVRLVRKQSPDTPDTTVVWNPAEGQLEPEAFAGIDAVIHLGGVNIAGKRWSPEMKQKIFNSRFQSTSLLASKLAALEQKPSVLLCASAVGFYGDRGDERVDETSARGAGFLADVCQAWEEATHSARDAGIRVINMRFGMILDRKGGALSQMVTPFKMGVGGKLGSGKQYWSWIALPDVINAILFCLEHTELSGPVNFVAPDEVTNLEFTKTLGKVLSRPTCLPVPAWGIKTLFGEMGQELMLTSARATPTRLTEAGFQFQYPKLEDAFRSVLQ; translated from the coding sequence ATGAAAGTTCTCATTTCAGGCAGTTCAGGGCTGGTCGGTTCCGCATTATGCCAGCGTCTCGAATCCGAAGCTGATTTTGAAATCGTGCGACTGGTACGAAAACAGTCACCTGACACTCCGGATACAACTGTGGTCTGGAATCCGGCCGAGGGACAACTGGAACCCGAGGCCTTTGCGGGAATCGACGCCGTGATTCATCTGGGAGGTGTTAACATCGCCGGTAAACGCTGGTCCCCGGAGATGAAACAGAAGATCTTTAACAGCCGCTTCCAGTCGACTTCGCTCCTGGCGAGTAAACTTGCTGCCCTGGAACAGAAACCTTCGGTCCTGCTGTGTGCCTCTGCAGTTGGCTTTTATGGTGACCGGGGAGACGAGCGGGTCGATGAAACCAGTGCCCGGGGCGCCGGTTTCCTGGCGGATGTCTGCCAGGCCTGGGAAGAAGCCACTCATTCAGCCCGCGATGCCGGCATCCGTGTTATCAACATGCGATTCGGCATGATTCTCGATCGAAAGGGGGGGGCACTGTCGCAGATGGTCACGCCCTTCAAGATGGGCGTGGGAGGCAAGCTCGGCTCAGGCAAACAGTACTGGAGCTGGATTGCGCTGCCGGATGTGATTAACGCCATCCTGTTCTGCCTGGAGCATACAGAGCTCTCGGGGCCGGTCAATTTTGTTGCCCCGGATGAAGTCACCAACCTGGAGTTCACGAAGACTCTGGGGAAGGTCCTGTCGCGGCCCACGTGCCTGCCGGTCCCCGCCTGGGGGATCAAAACTCTGTTTGGCGAGATGGGGCAGGAACTGATGCTGACCAGTGCCCGCGCAACCCCCACCAGGTTGACGGAAGCGGGGTTTCAGTTCCAGTATCCAAAGCTGGAAGACGCGTTTCGGAGTGTGCTGCAATAA
- a CDS encoding sulfatase family protein — MKVLSLLKYLLPAILILALGNHSLQAQNTPSRPNVLVILVDDLGYGDLSSYGAKDLKSPHIDQLLSRGMKFSNFYANCPVCSPTRAALLTGRYQDMVGVPGVIRTHPQNSWGYLAPSAVTLADVFQKAGYHTGMVGKWHLGLESPNIPNERGFEFFQGFLGDMMDDYYHHRRHDVNYMRFNQRVVDPQGHATDLFTDWTCDFLKQQAGAEKPFFLYLAYNAPHTPIQPPEDWLQKVKQREPDIEPKRAKLVALIEHLDAGIGQVIQTLDQTGLSENTVVVFSSDNGGHLEAGAYNGNLRDGKQSMYEGGLKVPTGVVWKGHIKPNTETDFMAMTMDLFPTVCEAAGVKVPAGLESQSILPTLEGKTQAPLRKHWFFRRREGGNRYGGKTIEAVISGDWKLLQNSPFAPLELYNLKADPLETRDLAEKNRKKFNELSTLLRAEIQRYGTVPWQKPLK; from the coding sequence ATGAAAGTGCTCAGCCTGCTTAAATATCTGCTTCCTGCCATATTGATCCTTGCGCTGGGGAATCATTCCCTCCAGGCTCAAAACACACCGTCACGACCGAATGTGCTGGTCATCCTTGTCGACGATCTGGGGTATGGTGACTTAAGCAGCTACGGTGCGAAAGACTTGAAGTCACCACATATCGATCAACTGCTGAGCCGGGGGATGAAATTCAGCAACTTTTACGCGAACTGCCCCGTCTGCTCTCCCACCAGGGCCGCATTGCTGACAGGCCGTTATCAGGACATGGTCGGTGTCCCCGGTGTCATCCGCACACATCCGCAGAACAGTTGGGGCTACCTTGCTCCCTCCGCGGTCACACTGGCAGATGTCTTTCAAAAAGCCGGCTACCATACCGGGATGGTAGGTAAATGGCATCTGGGGCTGGAATCCCCCAATATCCCCAATGAGCGTGGCTTCGAATTCTTTCAGGGCTTCCTGGGGGACATGATGGATGACTATTATCACCATCGCCGTCATGATGTGAATTACATGCGTTTCAATCAGCGAGTAGTCGATCCCCAGGGGCACGCTACAGACCTGTTTACGGACTGGACTTGTGATTTCCTCAAACAGCAGGCGGGAGCGGAGAAGCCGTTCTTCCTCTACCTGGCTTACAATGCCCCCCACACTCCCATTCAGCCCCCGGAAGACTGGCTGCAGAAAGTCAAACAGCGCGAGCCGGATATCGAACCGAAGCGGGCGAAACTGGTGGCCTTGATCGAACACCTGGATGCGGGCATCGGTCAGGTGATTCAGACCCTGGACCAGACTGGATTAAGCGAAAATACGGTAGTCGTCTTCAGCTCGGATAACGGCGGACACCTGGAAGCGGGAGCGTATAACGGGAATCTGCGTGACGGCAAGCAAAGCATGTACGAGGGGGGGCTGAAAGTTCCCACGGGTGTCGTCTGGAAAGGTCACATCAAACCGAATACTGAGACCGACTTCATGGCGATGACCATGGACCTGTTTCCGACCGTCTGTGAAGCAGCCGGAGTCAAAGTACCTGCAGGCCTGGAATCTCAGAGCATCCTGCCCACACTGGAAGGAAAAACCCAGGCTCCACTGCGAAAACACTGGTTTTTTCGTCGACGTGAGGGGGGAAACCGCTATGGCGGTAAAACGATTGAAGCGGTCATCAGTGGCGACTGGAAGCTGCTGCAGAACAGTCCCTTTGCCCCACTGGAACTTTACAATCTGAAAGCGGATCCGCTGGAGACCCGGGATCTGGCGGAGAAGAACCGCAAAAAATTCAATGAGCTCTCGACTCTGTTACGTGCGGAAATTCAACGATACGGAACAGTCCCCTGGCAGAAACCGCTCAAGTAG
- a CDS encoding peptide chain release factor family protein, producing MTSNSPDLLADEIHPACLNQDLLLKDCQIQHVRRSGPGGQHRNKVETGVVIKHLPTGITAEAAEKRQQGRNRSVALFRLRISLAIECRLQHLAEAPSKLWQKRILNGTLKVNSEHEEFPALLAEALDVLARFEFDPKEASQFLCCTSSQLIKFLKKEPRAFAWVNMKRQAAGMHALK from the coding sequence ATGACATCAAATTCTCCTGATCTACTGGCGGATGAAATTCACCCTGCCTGCCTCAATCAGGATCTTTTACTGAAAGATTGCCAGATACAACACGTCCGCAGGTCCGGACCGGGGGGGCAGCATCGTAACAAGGTCGAAACCGGAGTGGTCATTAAACACCTCCCGACCGGGATTACCGCAGAGGCGGCTGAAAAACGACAACAGGGCCGCAATCGTTCCGTGGCACTGTTCCGGCTGCGCATCAGTCTGGCGATCGAGTGCCGATTACAGCATCTCGCAGAGGCTCCCTCAAAACTCTGGCAAAAGCGTATTTTAAACGGAACTCTCAAAGTCAATTCGGAGCATGAGGAGTTTCCGGCGTTACTGGCAGAGGCATTGGATGTGCTGGCTCGATTTGAGTTTGATCCGAAAGAGGCCAGCCAGTTTCTGTGTTGTACATCCTCTCAATTAATCAAATTTTTAAAGAAAGAACCCCGGGCCTTTGCCTGGGTGAATATGAAACGCCAGGCTGCGGGTATGCATGCGCTCAAATAA
- a CDS encoding DUF58 domain-containing protein, with protein MIEFFHLVWRKRAQLGPWLILMLFGSILFKYTYDAPLTLGQFHHNLPLLLRFIAGGIVLGGLYQVLLVIFPGLQKYQFKRIGRNRVSLPRDGIVYLLMMTVLFVGSVLSRENMLMLVFAMMTGPFVLNGWITYSMLKHIHLKRLIPQRVMVGETFTAEIILENNKKILAAHLMEVTDEVVNGDDELSPSVVFRRVGPRQQVSAHYSAKLMRRGIYEFGPLQVSTRYPLGLVKRGAVFAEYSELIVHPQIGRLSSKWADDFFSIAEVAQQSRSRKGVFDDEFNHIREYRTGDSQRAIHWRSSARQGELMVQEYHQNRNYDLIIGLDLWLPAYPNEAQSERIEWAISFIGTLCREHLRYSRDTKLTLVSQGKTLESLEVGIGSQGLEYLLDFLATLQPGKSTVKKEFPKLVSEASTHRSRTVLITTRSEQELPKRERLQNCFEEPGNELSGQWRLIEADPEILSRWLVLETS; from the coding sequence ATGATTGAATTTTTCCACCTCGTATGGCGCAAACGGGCTCAACTGGGCCCCTGGCTGATATTAATGCTCTTTGGGAGCATTCTCTTCAAGTACACCTACGATGCTCCCCTGACTCTCGGACAGTTTCACCATAACCTCCCCCTGCTGCTCAGGTTCATCGCGGGGGGAATCGTTCTGGGGGGGCTCTATCAGGTCCTGCTGGTAATTTTCCCGGGACTGCAGAAATACCAGTTCAAACGAATTGGCAGGAACCGTGTCTCGTTGCCCCGCGATGGAATTGTGTACCTGCTGATGATGACCGTGCTCTTCGTCGGATCGGTACTTTCACGGGAAAACATGCTGATGCTGGTCTTTGCCATGATGACCGGCCCCTTTGTGCTGAACGGCTGGATCACCTACAGCATGTTAAAGCATATTCATCTCAAACGGCTGATCCCACAGCGGGTGATGGTTGGAGAAACATTCACTGCAGAAATTATCCTGGAAAATAATAAAAAGATACTGGCAGCACATCTGATGGAAGTCACCGATGAAGTCGTCAATGGCGATGACGAGTTGAGTCCCTCGGTGGTTTTCCGCAGGGTCGGTCCTCGACAGCAGGTTTCCGCGCACTATTCAGCGAAGCTCATGCGGCGGGGAATTTATGAATTCGGCCCACTCCAGGTTTCCACCCGCTATCCCCTGGGGCTCGTCAAACGTGGGGCTGTCTTCGCCGAATACAGCGAACTCATCGTACATCCGCAGATTGGCAGATTAAGTTCAAAGTGGGCAGATGACTTTTTCTCGATCGCTGAAGTCGCACAACAGAGTCGCAGCCGCAAGGGGGTTTTCGATGATGAATTCAACCATATTCGTGAATACCGGACTGGAGACAGCCAGCGTGCCATCCACTGGAGGAGTTCCGCCCGCCAGGGGGAACTGATGGTGCAGGAATACCATCAGAACCGGAATTATGACCTGATTATCGGCCTGGATCTGTGGCTGCCTGCCTACCCAAATGAAGCACAGTCGGAACGGATTGAATGGGCCATCAGTTTCATTGGCACGTTGTGCCGGGAGCATTTACGTTACAGTCGTGATACGAAACTGACCCTCGTTTCACAGGGAAAGACGTTGGAGTCTCTGGAAGTGGGAATCGGCTCTCAGGGACTGGAATATCTGTTGGATTTTCTGGCGACTTTGCAGCCAGGTAAATCAACCGTCAAAAAAGAATTTCCCAAACTGGTCTCAGAAGCCAGTACGCATCGTTCCCGGACGGTATTAATCACAACCCGCAGCGAACAGGAGTTGCCCAAACGGGAACGCCTGCAAAACTGCTTTGAAGAACCGGGGAATGAACTCAGTGGACAGTGGAGACTGATCGAAGCTGATCCTGAAATCCTTTCCCGCTGGCTGGTATTGGAGACCAGTTGA
- a CDS encoding phospholipase D-like domain-containing protein, giving the protein MDRSQIRKMLLQTFDDFQMTRSERSALSQIFDHLNLSEHHLALIRSEAFQIFKDQQPVPGMREKSLGWLEDVMKILSRPASEESAVKSEAWFSPHDECSHRLCRMIGAATRKIDICVFTITDDRVSQAIQEAHQRRVPVRIITDDDKSFDRGSDIDRLSQAGIPVRIDRSQYHMHHKFALFDSEYVLTGSYNWTRSASENNEENFIITNDPALLFRFEAEFEKLWNQYET; this is encoded by the coding sequence ATGGATCGTTCACAAATTCGAAAGATGCTGCTGCAGACATTTGATGATTTCCAGATGACCCGCAGCGAACGATCCGCTCTGAGCCAGATCTTTGATCACCTGAACTTATCGGAACACCATCTGGCACTCATCCGTTCCGAAGCATTTCAGATCTTCAAAGACCAGCAGCCTGTTCCGGGCATGCGTGAGAAAAGTCTGGGTTGGCTGGAAGATGTCATGAAGATTCTGTCACGCCCCGCCAGTGAGGAATCGGCTGTCAAATCCGAAGCCTGGTTCAGCCCACACGACGAGTGTTCGCATCGTCTTTGTCGCATGATTGGCGCAGCGACCCGCAAAATCGATATCTGTGTATTTACCATCACAGATGACCGCGTCTCACAGGCGATTCAGGAGGCGCACCAGCGGCGAGTTCCCGTTCGAATCATCACCGATGATGACAAATCATTCGATCGGGGCTCCGATATCGACCGACTGTCGCAGGCCGGGATTCCGGTACGCATTGATCGCAGCCAGTATCATATGCACCATAAATTCGCGCTGTTTGATTCCGAATATGTGCTGACAGGCAGTTACAACTGGACCCGCAGCGCTTCTGAAAATAACGAAGAGAATTTCATCATCACCAACGATCCGGCGCTGCTGTTTCGTTTTGAAGCGGAGTTTGAAAAATTGTGGAATCAGTATGAGACTTAA